The following are from one region of the Raphanus sativus cultivar WK10039 unplaced genomic scaffold, ASM80110v3 Scaffold3013, whole genome shotgun sequence genome:
- the LOC108854175 gene encoding protein S40-6 translates to MEKNIKRYDVWRSLKDGDFQEDDVWGVLDGYHQPSYTISNHTSKPSLLAQSFLSSEPRMIPERHSIEGMAHMGQHSAPVNVPEWSMVHRKKTKKADDDDDDDDENVSPEEYFLRRSRSSSSSSVMEGVGRKLKGRDLSRVRDAVLKKTGFLE, encoded by the coding sequence ATGGAGAAGAACATCAAGAGATATGATGTATGGAGATCTTTAAAAGATGGAGATTTTCAAGAAGATGATGTGTGGGGTGTTCTTGATGGATATCATCAACCCTCGTATACAATCAGCAACCATACGAGTAAACCCTCTTTACTAGCCCAAAGTTTTCTTTCGAGTGAGCCTAGGATGATTCCAGAGAGGCATAGCATAGAAGGAATGGCACATATGGGACAACACTCTGCTCCTGTGAATGTTCCTGAGTGGTCAATGGTTCACagaaagaagacaaagaaagcagatgatgatgatgatgatgatgatgagaatgTATCACCGGAAGAGTATTTTCTGCGGCGGAGTCGATCATCATCGTCGTCCTCGGTTATGGAAGGAGTTGGAAGGAAACTGAAAGGAAGAGACTTGAGCAGAGTCAGGGATGCAGTATTGAAGAAAACTGGATTTCTTGAATAG